One Amycolatopsis sp. NBC_00355 genomic window carries:
- a CDS encoding FAD binding domain-containing protein: MEFLRPATLAEALAFKAERPDAVPIAGGTDVMVELNFDHRRPDALLDLTRIGELTTWSTSDGTVRLGAGVPYSRVIAEVGELVPALAMASRTVGSPQIRNRGTVGGNLGAASPAGDTHPVLLALDARVEVASVRGTRVLPAEEFYVGVKRHSLEPDELITAVHLPAHAGPQQFAKVGTRNAMVIAVCSFALVLRNGEVGEVGAVGAALGSAAPTPRRAKTAEEFLAAELPWGSSDALPDSLKRRFGELVAEATSPIDDVRGSAAYRKHALSVLARRTLTWAWDDYRTGERVCA, from the coding sequence GTGGAGTTCCTGCGTCCCGCGACGCTGGCCGAGGCCCTGGCGTTCAAGGCCGAGCGTCCCGACGCCGTGCCGATCGCCGGGGGCACGGACGTCATGGTCGAGCTGAACTTCGACCACCGGCGCCCGGACGCCCTGCTCGACCTGACCCGGATCGGCGAGCTGACGACGTGGTCCACATCGGACGGCACGGTCCGGCTCGGCGCCGGTGTCCCGTACTCCCGCGTCATCGCTGAAGTGGGTGAACTCGTCCCCGCGCTGGCCATGGCGTCGCGCACGGTCGGCTCGCCGCAGATCCGCAACCGCGGCACGGTCGGCGGCAACCTCGGCGCGGCCTCACCAGCCGGCGACACCCACCCGGTCCTGCTGGCCCTGGACGCGCGGGTCGAGGTCGCCTCGGTGCGGGGCACCCGGGTTCTCCCGGCGGAAGAGTTCTACGTCGGCGTGAAGCGCCACAGCCTGGAGCCGGACGAGCTGATCACGGCCGTCCACCTGCCCGCGCACGCCGGGCCGCAGCAGTTCGCCAAGGTCGGCACACGCAACGCCATGGTCATCGCGGTCTGCTCCTTCGCGCTCGTCTTGCGAAACGGCGAGGTCGGCGAGGTCGGCGCGGTCGGCGCGGCCCTCGGGTCCGCCGCGCCCACGCCACGCCGCGCGAAAACCGCCGAGGAGTTCCTGGCCGCCGAGCTTCCGTGGGGCTCGTCGGACGCGTTGCCGGACTCCTTGAAGCGCCGTTTCGGCGAGCTGGTGGCCGAGGCGACGTCGCCGATCGACGACGTCCGCGGGAGCGCCGCATACCGCAAGCACGCGCTGTCGGTGCTCGCGCGGCGTACGTTGACGTGGGCTTGGGACGACTATCGGACGGGGGAGCGGGTTTGCGCCTGA
- a CDS encoding 8-oxoguanine deaminase codes for MRTLITGGAVATVSGEEYANGYVVVDNDRIADVGEGVYTGEFDERVDASGCLVTPGLINTHHHLYQWATRGMAADHTLFQWLVALYPVWGRLDAEITHAAATAGLARLALTGCTTVADHHYVFPRDGGDQVAALASARQRIGVRLHVVRGSMDRGESDGGLPPDNLVETTEDALSGTEAAIGRFHDDSAEAHLQIAVGPCSPFSVTERLMSGAAELARGKGVRLHTHLAETLDEEQQCLAEVGCTPAEYADKLGWLAEDVWLAHTVHLAPDAIRRFGATGTGSAHCATSNGRLGTGIAPVRDLLDAGVAVGLGVDGAASSESGGLGEELHQALLQARQRGGPRGLTTREALWMGTMGGARCLGRADDLGSIEPGKLADLAVWDLTGLNYAGITDPVAALVLGTTPPVRRLFVGGKAVVEDAALREADESEIASELTAASARLREDR; via the coding sequence GTGAGGACCCTCATCACCGGCGGGGCGGTCGCCACGGTCAGCGGCGAGGAGTACGCGAACGGGTACGTCGTCGTCGACAACGACCGGATCGCCGACGTCGGTGAAGGCGTCTATACGGGCGAGTTCGACGAGCGCGTCGACGCGTCGGGCTGCCTGGTCACGCCCGGCCTGATCAACACCCACCACCACCTCTACCAGTGGGCGACCCGCGGGATGGCCGCCGACCACACGCTCTTCCAGTGGCTGGTCGCGCTCTACCCGGTCTGGGGCCGGCTCGACGCGGAGATCACGCACGCCGCCGCGACGGCGGGGCTGGCGCGGCTGGCGCTGACCGGCTGCACGACCGTCGCCGACCACCACTACGTCTTCCCGCGCGACGGCGGCGACCAGGTGGCGGCGCTGGCGTCGGCCCGGCAGCGGATCGGCGTCCGGCTGCACGTGGTGCGCGGCTCGATGGACCGCGGCGAGTCCGACGGCGGGCTCCCGCCGGACAACCTGGTCGAGACGACCGAGGACGCCCTGAGCGGCACCGAAGCGGCGATCGGCCGCTTCCACGACGACTCGGCGGAGGCGCACCTGCAGATCGCCGTCGGGCCGTGCTCGCCGTTCTCGGTCACCGAACGGCTGATGTCCGGCGCGGCCGAACTGGCTCGCGGCAAGGGCGTCCGGCTGCACACCCACCTCGCGGAGACCCTCGACGAGGAGCAGCAGTGCCTCGCCGAGGTCGGCTGCACACCCGCGGAGTACGCCGACAAGCTCGGCTGGCTCGCCGAGGACGTCTGGCTCGCGCACACCGTCCACCTCGCGCCCGACGCGATCCGGCGGTTCGGCGCGACCGGCACCGGTTCGGCGCACTGCGCGACGTCCAACGGCCGGCTCGGCACCGGCATCGCCCCGGTCCGCGACCTGCTCGACGCGGGCGTGGCGGTCGGCCTCGGCGTCGACGGGGCCGCGTCCAGCGAGTCCGGCGGGCTCGGCGAAGAGCTGCACCAGGCGTTGCTGCAGGCGCGGCAGCGCGGCGGCCCGCGCGGGCTGACCACGCGGGAAGCGTTGTGGATGGGCACGATGGGCGGCGCCCGCTGCCTCGGCCGGGCGGACGACCTCGGCTCGATCGAGCCCGGCAAGCTCGCCGATCTGGCCGTCTGGGACCTGACCGGTCTCAACTACGCGGGCATCACCGACCCGGTCGCGGCGCTGGTCCTGGGCACGACACCGCCGGTGCGGCGGCTGTTCGTCGGCGGCAAGGCCGTCGTCGAGGACGCTGCGCTGCGCGAGGCGGACGAGTCCGAGATCGCGTCGGAGCTGACCGCCGCGAGCGCCAGGCTGCGGGAGGACCGATGA
- the pucD gene encoding xanthine dehydrogenase subunit D, translated as MTVSVTTQTVNGVGTSPRRPDGTVKVRGEFAYSSDLWHEDMVWGVTLRSPHPYARITGIDITDALKVPGVYAVLTHEDVPGVNRYGLEHSDQPVLAVDVVRYQGEPVALVAADHPETARRAMKRIVVSYEELSPVTDSEAAVAGEGASLHEGGNVVRHVRIRRGPQDVAADVVVSGVYEVGMQDQAFLGPESGLAVPDTEGGVDLYVATQWLHVDQQQIVAALGLPVEKVRLTLGGVGGAFGGREDLSIQVHACLLALHTGKPVKMVYNREESFYGHVHRHPAKMYYEHGATHDGRLVYVRTRLFLDGGAYASSTGAVVANAATLGVGPYTVDSVTIDCWGTYTNNPPCGAMRGFGAVQAAFGYESQMDKLADACGLDPVEIRVRNAMSEGALMPTGQAVDSAAPVAELLDLVRAKPMPPERPFDLRHMPGGVSNTTHGEGVVRGVGYAVGIKNVCFSEGFDDYSTARVRLQLVGGEPAATVHTAACEVGQGLVTIMQQIVRTELGVEQVTVLPMDTSIGNGGSTSASRQTYVTGGAVQAACVAVQSRLLARFGRKARVVGGKLVAADGQVLADLVDVLGDDVYDETVEWRHRPTTALDPETGQGTAHVQYAFAAHRAVVDVDVELGLVKVVALDCAQDVGKALNPQAVLGQIQGGSAQGLGLAVMEEIQTSGGKIRNPSFTDYLIPTVLDMPPMSIDVLERPDPHAPYGLRGVGEPPTISSTPAIVAAIRAATGLALTRVPVRPEHLTGT; from the coding sequence ATGACTGTTTCCGTCACCACGCAGACGGTCAACGGCGTCGGGACCTCACCGCGGCGCCCCGACGGCACGGTGAAGGTGCGCGGTGAGTTCGCGTACTCGTCCGACCTGTGGCACGAGGACATGGTGTGGGGCGTGACCCTGCGCAGCCCGCACCCGTACGCGCGGATCACCGGGATCGACATCACCGACGCCCTGAAGGTGCCCGGGGTCTACGCGGTGCTGACCCACGAGGACGTCCCCGGCGTCAACCGCTACGGACTGGAGCACAGCGACCAGCCGGTGCTCGCGGTCGACGTCGTGCGGTACCAGGGGGAGCCGGTCGCGCTCGTCGCCGCCGACCACCCGGAGACCGCGCGTCGCGCGATGAAGCGGATCGTCGTTTCCTACGAAGAGCTTTCTCCGGTGACGGACTCCGAAGCCGCCGTCGCGGGCGAAGGCGCTTCGCTGCACGAGGGCGGCAACGTCGTGCGGCACGTCAGGATCCGGCGCGGGCCGCAGGACGTGGCCGCGGACGTCGTCGTGTCCGGCGTCTACGAGGTCGGCATGCAGGACCAGGCGTTCCTCGGCCCGGAGTCCGGGCTGGCCGTGCCGGACACCGAAGGTGGCGTCGACCTGTACGTCGCGACGCAGTGGCTGCACGTCGACCAGCAGCAGATCGTCGCCGCCCTGGGCCTGCCGGTCGAGAAGGTGCGGCTGACCCTCGGCGGCGTCGGGGGAGCGTTCGGCGGGCGTGAGGACCTGTCGATCCAGGTCCACGCGTGCCTCCTCGCGCTGCACACCGGCAAGCCGGTGAAGATGGTCTACAACCGCGAAGAGTCCTTCTACGGTCACGTCCACCGCCACCCGGCGAAGATGTACTACGAGCACGGCGCCACCCACGACGGACGTCTCGTGTACGTCCGGACGCGGTTGTTCCTGGACGGCGGCGCCTACGCGTCCTCGACCGGAGCGGTGGTCGCGAACGCCGCCACGCTCGGCGTCGGACCGTACACAGTGGACAGTGTGACGATCGACTGCTGGGGCACCTACACGAACAACCCGCCGTGCGGCGCGATGCGCGGTTTCGGCGCGGTGCAGGCGGCGTTCGGTTACGAGTCGCAGATGGACAAGCTCGCTGACGCCTGCGGCCTGGACCCGGTGGAGATCCGCGTCCGCAACGCGATGAGCGAAGGCGCGCTGATGCCGACCGGTCAGGCCGTCGACTCGGCCGCGCCGGTCGCCGAGCTCCTCGATCTGGTGCGCGCCAAGCCGATGCCTCCCGAAAGGCCGTTCGACCTGCGGCACATGCCGGGCGGCGTCTCCAACACGACCCACGGCGAAGGTGTCGTCCGCGGCGTCGGGTACGCGGTCGGCATCAAGAACGTCTGCTTCTCCGAAGGCTTCGACGACTACTCGACGGCCCGCGTGCGGCTGCAGCTCGTCGGCGGCGAGCCCGCGGCGACCGTGCACACCGCGGCCTGCGAGGTCGGCCAGGGCCTGGTGACGATCATGCAGCAGATCGTCCGGACCGAGCTGGGCGTCGAGCAGGTGACGGTGCTGCCGATGGACACCTCGATCGGCAACGGCGGCTCGACGTCGGCGTCCCGCCAGACGTACGTGACCGGCGGCGCGGTGCAGGCCGCGTGCGTGGCGGTCCAGTCGCGGCTGCTTGCCCGCTTCGGCCGGAAGGCTCGCGTCGTCGGCGGCAAACTCGTCGCGGCGGACGGCCAGGTGCTCGCCGACCTGGTGGACGTCCTCGGCGACGACGTCTACGACGAGACGGTGGAGTGGCGGCACCGGCCGACCACCGCGCTGGATCCGGAAACCGGGCAGGGCACCGCCCACGTGCAGTACGCGTTCGCTGCGCACCGGGCCGTCGTCGACGTCGACGTCGAGCTGGGCCTGGTCAAGGTGGTCGCGCTGGACTGCGCCCAGGACGTCGGCAAGGCGCTCAACCCGCAGGCCGTCCTCGGCCAGATCCAGGGCGGTTCGGCGCAGGGACTCGGGCTCGCGGTGATGGAGGAGATCCAGACCTCCGGCGGGAAGATCCGGAACCCCTCCTTCACCGACTACCTGATCCCGACGGTCCTGGACATGCCGCCGATGAGCATCGACGTCCTGGAACGCCCGGACCCGCACGCGCCGTACGGCCTGCGCGGCGTGGGCGAGCCGCCGACGATCTCGTCGACCCCGGCGATCGTGGCGGCGATCCGGGCCGCGACCGGGCTCGCGCTCACGCGCGTCCCGGTGCGGCCCGAACACCTCACGGGGACCTGA
- a CDS encoding (2Fe-2S)-binding protein, translated as MRLNVTINGEKRQADDVWEGESLLYVLRERLGLPGSKNACEQGECGSCTVYLDSVPVCACLVAAGQAEGRVVRTVEGLAEGDVLDPIQQSFVDQGAVQCGFCTPGLVVAAHDLLNRVPDPSDEEIREALAGNLCRCTGYEKILDAVRAVAKGGVA; from the coding sequence TTGCGCCTGAATGTCACGATCAACGGCGAGAAACGGCAGGCCGACGACGTCTGGGAGGGCGAAAGCCTGCTCTACGTGCTGCGGGAGCGGCTCGGCCTGCCGGGCTCGAAGAACGCCTGTGAGCAGGGCGAATGCGGGTCCTGCACGGTCTACCTCGACAGCGTCCCGGTGTGCGCCTGCCTGGTCGCGGCCGGGCAGGCCGAGGGCCGCGTGGTGCGCACGGTCGAGGGCCTGGCCGAGGGCGACGTCCTCGACCCGATCCAGCAGTCCTTTGTGGACCAGGGTGCGGTCCAGTGCGGCTTCTGCACGCCCGGCCTGGTCGTCGCCGCACACGACCTGCTGAACCGCGTCCCGGATCCGAGCGACGAGGAGATCCGCGAAGCGCTGGCCGGCAACCTCTGCCGCTGCACCGGCTACGAAAAGATCCTCGACGCCGTGCGCGCCGTGGCGAAGGGTGGCGTCGCGTGA